One Ficedula albicollis isolate OC2 chromosome Z, FicAlb1.5, whole genome shotgun sequence DNA window includes the following coding sequences:
- the LOC107604267 gene encoding interleukin-6 receptor subunit beta-like has protein sequence MFSNLIWMFILLCSSVADEKSIRDADIFPSSPVIERGSSLELSCVLRKNYLPQRNASHIIWKLNDTLIAPENYNIVNETVSNITIHNFTYNIAYVNCSMKYLDKELPLAHTEVKSGCK, from the exons ATGTTCAGCAATTTGATTTGGATGTTtattctgctctgcagctctgtagCAG atGAAAAATCTATCAGAGATGCtgacatttttccttcatctccTGTAATTGAAAGAGGATCCTCCCTGGAACTATCCTGTGTTCTTAGAAAGAACTACTTGCCTCAGAGAAATGCAAGCCACATCATCTGGAAACTGAACGATACATTGATTGCTCCAGAAAACTATAACATTGTGAATGAGACTGTATCTAATATAACCATCCATAATTTCACTTATAACATAGCTTATGTGAATTGTTCCATGAAGTACTTGGACAAGGAACTACCTTTGGCACACACAGAAGTTAAATCTGGGTGTAAgtag